GAGCATCTCTGCTCACGTCTCTGCTAGACTCTACCTTCCAAAAAACACTGCACCCAATCAAAAACTCCCCGTCTTAGTGTATTACCACGGCGGAGGACTTGTATTAGGATCCGCATTTTTCAAAACAGAGCATTGTTACCTCAACTATCTGGTTTCCGAATCAAATTGCATAGCAATCTCTGTAAATTACCGTCTTGCCCCTGAGCATGACATCCCAACAATCTATCAGGATTGTTGGGATGCTCTTCAGTGGGTCGCGTCACACTCTGTTTCTGATACAATTAACAAAGACCCGTGGATTGAAAACCATGGTGATTTTAACCGCGTGTTTGTAGGGGGTGATAGTGCTGGAGGTAATATAGTTTATAATATGATCATGAGAGCGGGGAGAGAAAAATTGATCGGAGATGTGAAACTTTTGGGTGCAATACTTGCATTTCCTTATTTGATGAtaccatcaattgaaaactTTGACAAAGGTTTGTCTTATAAGCTTTGGAATATCATTTGTCCGCTATCTGAACGGGGAAATGATAGTCCAATGGTTAATCCAGTCTCGAAAAAGTGTCCTAGCTTATCGACGCTAGGATGCTCGAGACTTTTTGTGTGTACGGGAGAGAAAGACGAACTTGTCCCAGGAGAAGTTGCGACAAAATTTGCCGAAGCTGTGAAGAAAAGTGGATGGAAAGGGGAAATTGAGTCGATTTTATTTGAAGGTGAAGGTCATTGCTTTCAGTGTGAGAATCCTCAAGCTGAGAAATCTAAAGATTTGATCACACGTATAGTTTCTTTCATCCAACGCGATTAACATGTGTTTttagaaattattattatttgcacTCATGACGAGTTTCCTTGGGAAACAACCTCTCTGACAGCTCTATGAGGTAGAAATAAGGTCAGCATATATTCTATCTTTCACGTACTAcgatattgttattgttgttgtatattaTTGATATTAATAGTATTAAATCTTGTTATCTTAATTTAACGATACGTAATATCTGCAATAAACATATTTAATAGTGTGAATATTTTATTGGTAGTGTTCTGTGGTGTAGATGAATTGTTAGAAGCTGTAAAGTGTTTGATATTGTTACATATAGAGCAAATCAACTTTATCTGCTCCATGTTTGATTTGTGTGACCAGTATGTTTCGACATGTTTTGGATATATTTGGAtttgaattattgatttttggagttcaataattaaaagttatttttaattaatctatttatgtttagattgaatcatttttcttaagtttgattttggattAATCAAATTGGTTctttagaattttttattttgagccAATATGTTGAGTTTCTTCGTTTAAAAGATGAATATCCTAATAAAGTATTCATGTTAAGTTATCTTAATAATTTCTCAATTACGTCACAATTATCCAAGTAAAATGTTCATTCAAACAATTAAACCGTTATCAAGGTAATTTCTAATCTAAACAAAGTAGAGCAAACAACGTTGCGAAGACTAAATTAATTTGCCAGTTAATAACAAACGTATACGTAACCATTTtatagatatatgtatttgattCATATAGTAACAAACCGTCCATGTGATAAATGAACGAGTCATATTCAccttttatatattataataatagttcatatttaaatcaataactactcaatttttttacaaactcgatttaaacatcaattaatattcTTCGTGAGGGACCACTGTGACACAATTCTTCAAATGACAATAAACAATACTGTCAAAtgcatattaaaataatataatggacaactattgttgaacGGAGAAAATAACAACATGACAAATAATGCAAGATAATGTTATTTTCATAGTTATATCTTTAATAAAACTTCTACAATATAGTCTAGTCAACAAAGGCACTTTTGTTGGTTTATCAAATTACAAAGATGTTTAATTAACTAGCGTGTCAAATTATGCCACTTTGTTTCTTTCTATCATTTTTGCATAATACTAAAGTCGACAGTGTATGGGGTGACCTTGTTTCGTTCCATAAGTGTTTGAGATATGctgataatgaaaaaatattcagaaaaaaaaaatagtatacaGTGTAACTAATTtataatattcaataaaatggtgatatgtgtataattaatattattttatgtatttttttatttttcagatgCTTGAATAAAAATTTGTTACACTTTATTTATCATTATCGTGAATTAGGGGTACTAACTCAACTATAAACAAAAATAAGGGGTAATCGATGCATCTAAAGTTAAAGTGTATCATGAATAATTTTTTCGGGATATAACTTTAagatgtatatatgtaatttttcatttttaaataagaaataatacttaaaatgtTGATAATATGCTTCTTACTTTCACATGTATGAGAACCttctaatttaattatataaaagttataagaacacaattttttaaaagtgattttacATACCATAGTTTAAGCATCCTAATTCCTAATTAAGCTCCACTTGTTATGCCTACTTCCTTTTAATACAATTTATGTGGGAAAAAAATCTAACTATATTATATGGTTaccctaagaaaaaaaaaggtcatgTCTAATACTTATTAATTAGTTTGTTTGATTACACAAGCTTTTTTCTGGTTATTTATAGttgaatttgattaaattttatttcgcataaaaatatcataattgaATGTAATCACTcctttacaaattaaaataattttatattttgagctcgaatttaaaatttctaaaaaaaaaaaacacttattaCTCTATTGACAAACgattatttcaagtttcaacgTAAAACTTGACAAATTACACCAATTAGGATTCAAATTGTTCTCGTCTATTTTTATGTCTATATTAGTGACAATTCAATGAACTatgataactaaaaaaaatatataatacaatatacacaacttcttcttcttttggtatagtgaaaaaataaattaaattaaaaaattaaaatcgtTTATAAGTCACACGGATATGTACACTAACTCAAATGATCAGCGggttcattaatattatttcgaaaccataaacttcaaatcgTGAATACACCTTTGTCAATAGGTATATAAGCTCCCTGCAGTGACACAAAATATTTCCAAGGGCATGGACCTTTGCTGGAATGCAATTTACATACAGCAACTTTGCTATTATATGATATTAATTCATACATCTATGATATGAACTTGCAAGTTTTTGCAACGTTGTTTGCTCTACTTTGTTTAGATTAGAAATTACGTACCTTGGTTATGGTTTAGTTGTTTGAATGGACATTTTACTTGAATGATTATGGCGTAAATtgagaaattattaaaataatttgacatTGAATACTTTATTAGGATGTTCATCTTTTTAAAAGAAAGGAACTCAACTATTAATAAGCTCAATattgaaaactcaaaataaagttGATTTGCTCTCTGCTTctatatagtatattttaaacAATAGCAAACATATCGTTTATTGTAGATATTACATATCGTTAATTTAAAAAGCGATTTTACATGCCATAGTGCAAGCATCCTAATTAAGCGCCACTTATTATGCCCACTTCTATTTAATACAAATTTATGTAGAAAAAATAGTCTAACTATAGTATATGGTTAGCATAAGCATATATGTTTCGTAGGTACAAATTTGTTCCTCTTTTAATTCTACTCTCATAAGATTTATTcatgattcgagggccgttagtggcTTATTTCtcgaaataaaattatttagattTGATCTctgaatattccatgaatttgcaaaatatttGAGATGTCTTTCAGTGTGAAAATCCTCAAGCTGAGAAATCTAAAGATTTGATCAAACATATGGCTTCTTTTATCCAACGCAAGTGATCTGTGTCTTATTATTTGCCCTTGTGACGAGTTTCTGCCTGAAACAACTTTTTTACCTTTCAGAGATAAAAATAAGGTCTGCATATATTCTATATTTCTCAGACTactatgttattattgttatagtaTACTATTAATATGAGTCAATTCCCTAAATGGTCACCCAAGTTGAGGGAATTGccttaaaatatcatttatgtttcatttaggacaaaaatatcactcaactattactattttcctccaaatatacTTGACATTTCAAAAGCCTCACTCTCTCCTAATTGGCATGACATGTcattgagaatttttttaaaataatagactaatttaattcatcaaactcatttaactaaaataatgatcgtatttttttttaaaagaatattagtttattaagaatCAATTTTCATACTTAAGAATCTTTTACCataattaaacttttttatttttttatgttatgaagaatAGGTTTTTACAACGTACTATAATatcatcaattttgaatatttataaacacgtacattcaaaaaaaaatattgatatacaaatcaCTCATGAATGCTAACTTAcatcaattaatcataaattgtataatgaatcaataatattaaaggTCAATTAACGGTTACAATAATATTAATCGAGTACTTTGAAATTCATGCGTaccattttattatatttattgaaaaaatagaaagtgaataat
The DNA window shown above is from Solanum stenotomum isolate F172 chromosome 6, ASM1918654v1, whole genome shotgun sequence and carries:
- the LOC125868161 gene encoding 2-hydroxyisoflavanone dehydratase-like translates to MAASDNNNDVVTDFFPYYRLYKDGRVERFYELAGIHEIPPSLEDPATGVSSKDVSISAHVSARLYLPKNTAPNQKLPVLVYYHGGGLVLGSAFFKTEHCYLNYLVSESNCIAISVNYRLAPEHDIPTIYQDCWDALQWVASHSVSDTINKDPWIENHGDFNRVFVGGDSAGGNIVYNMIMRAGREKLIGDVKLLGAILAFPYLMIPSIENFDKGLSYKLWNIICPLSERGNDSPMVNPVSKKCPSLSTLGCSRLFVCTGEKDELVPGEVATKFAEAVKKSGWKGEIESILFEGEGHCFQCENPQAEKSKDLITRIVSFIQRD